The following are encoded together in the Legionella adelaidensis genome:
- the rplA gene encoding 50S ribosomal protein L1 → MAKLSKKQKAIRETIVPNQLYKAAEAVQILQKFQTKKFKEAVDVAINLGVDPRKSDQVVRSSTNLPKGTGKTVRVAVFAQGENATKAKNAGADIVGFEDLAEQIKGGVMDFDVVIATPDAMRIVGQLGQVLGPRGLMPNPKVGTVTTNVEAAVKDAKSGQVRYRTDKNGIIHCSVGKIDFSADDIIENLNALVADLKKAKPASSKGVYIKKITLSTTMGPGLPIDPASINV, encoded by the coding sequence ATGGCAAAGTTATCAAAAAAGCAGAAAGCGATTAGAGAAACAATAGTCCCTAATCAATTATACAAAGCAGCAGAAGCTGTACAAATTTTACAAAAATTTCAAACTAAGAAATTTAAAGAAGCAGTGGATGTAGCCATTAATTTGGGCGTTGACCCACGTAAATCAGACCAAGTAGTACGTTCGTCTACCAATTTACCAAAAGGTACTGGTAAAACTGTACGTGTTGCTGTTTTTGCTCAAGGTGAAAATGCTACCAAAGCAAAAAATGCCGGAGCTGATATTGTCGGATTTGAAGATTTGGCAGAGCAAATTAAAGGTGGCGTAATGGATTTCGATGTGGTGATTGCTACCCCAGATGCTATGCGAATCGTTGGTCAATTAGGACAAGTTTTAGGTCCTCGTGGGCTTATGCCAAATCCTAAAGTTGGTACAGTTACGACAAATGTTGAAGCTGCAGTTAAAGATGCCAAATCTGGTCAGGTACGTTACCGTACAGACAAAAATGGTATTATTCACTGTTCAGTTGGAAAAATTGATTTTAGTGCAGACGATATTATTGAAAATCTCAATGCATTAGTAGCTGATCTAAAAAAAGCAAAACCAGCTTCTTCAAAAGGTGTTTACATTAAGAAGATTACCTTATCCACTACGATGGGACCTGGATTACCTATTGATCCTGCATCAATTAAC
- the rplK gene encoding 50S ribosomal protein L11, whose amino-acid sequence MAKKVEAYIKLQIPAGKANPSPPVGPALGQRGVNIMEFCKAFNAATQNMEQGLPTPVVITVYTDRSFTFVTKTPPASVLLLKAAGIKSGSGTPNTKKVAKLQRKQLEEIAKTKEPDLTAASLDAAVRSIAGTARSMGIEVEGLE is encoded by the coding sequence ATGGCAAAAAAAGTCGAAGCATATATTAAACTACAAATTCCAGCTGGTAAGGCCAATCCAAGTCCTCCAGTAGGCCCTGCTTTAGGCCAACGTGGTGTGAATATTATGGAATTTTGTAAAGCATTTAACGCTGCTACTCAAAATATGGAGCAAGGTTTACCTACGCCAGTAGTAATTACAGTATACACGGATCGCAGTTTTACATTTGTAACAAAAACCCCTCCTGCATCTGTTTTGCTTTTGAAGGCAGCCGGAATTAAAAGTGGTAGCGGTACTCCCAATACAAAGAAAGTAGCTAAACTTCAACGCAAGCAGTTAGAGGAAATTGCCAAAACTAAAGAGCCAGATTTAACTGCAGCAAGTCTAGACGCAGCCGTTCGTAGCATTGCAGGAACAGCTCGCAGCATGGGTATTGAAGTTGAAGGTTTAGAATAA
- the nusG gene encoding transcription termination/antitermination protein NusG, protein MEDQKSKQWYVVHAYSGYENFVMREIKSRAEHHHLEGKIGEVVVPSEEVVEMRAGQKRKSTRKFFPGYVLVNMVMDDETWHMIRAIPRVLGFIGGTSQTPTPISDKEAQAIMQRVEEGVTKPKPKILFEPGEVVRVKEGPFVDFNGVVEEVNYEKSRLRVAVLIFGRSTPVELEFSQVEKT, encoded by the coding sequence GTGGAAGATCAAAAATCTAAACAGTGGTACGTAGTGCATGCTTATTCAGGGTATGAGAATTTTGTCATGCGAGAAATTAAGTCACGCGCTGAACACCACCATCTAGAAGGCAAGATTGGCGAAGTAGTTGTACCTTCTGAAGAAGTGGTTGAAATGCGTGCGGGTCAAAAACGTAAAAGTACGCGTAAGTTTTTTCCAGGATATGTTCTCGTTAACATGGTAATGGATGACGAAACGTGGCATATGATTCGCGCAATTCCACGTGTTTTAGGATTTATTGGCGGTACAAGCCAAACCCCTACTCCTATTTCCGATAAAGAAGCCCAAGCTATTATGCAGCGTGTGGAAGAGGGAGTTACTAAACCGAAACCAAAAATTTTATTTGAGCCAGGTGAAGTGGTAAGAGTAAAAGAAGGACCGTTTGTTGATTTTAATGGAGTAGTTGAAGAAGTAAACTATGAAAAAAGTCGTCTACGGGTTGCAGTGCTTATATTTGGGCGCTCTACTCCAGTTGAATTAGAATTCAGCCAGGTAGAAAAGACATAA
- the secE gene encoding preprotein translocase subunit SecE → MNNIDRPKNKLLNILLWVAIVLITIAAFFVTYYYHFSGPIIASIWLGWLVLTLGIGFFTTQGQSIFSFGKESKIELQKVVWPTRQETIQTTSIVMIMVAVTGFVLWGIDTVMMWAIGKLTHLG, encoded by the coding sequence ATGAATAATATAGATAGACCAAAAAATAAATTATTAAATATACTATTATGGGTAGCAATTGTGTTAATCACTATCGCTGCCTTTTTTGTCACTTATTATTATCATTTTTCAGGTCCTATCATTGCATCGATTTGGCTTGGATGGTTGGTATTAACCTTGGGCATTGGGTTTTTTACAACGCAAGGCCAAAGTATTTTTTCCTTTGGGAAAGAATCTAAAATTGAATTACAAAAAGTGGTTTGGCCAACTCGCCAAGAAACAATCCAAACTACTTCAATAGTAATGATTATGGTGGCTGTTACTGGGTTTGTTCTTTGGGGAATAGACACGGTCATGATGTGGGCCATCGGTAAATTAACACATTTAGGTTGA
- the tuf gene encoding elongation factor Tu gives MAKEKFERKKPHVNVGTIGHVDHGKTTLTAAITTIMAKKHGGTAKAYDQIDNAPEERERGITISTAHVEYESDARHYAHVDCPGHADYVKNMITGAAQMDGAILVVSAADGPMPQTREHILLSRQVGVPYIVVFLNKADMVDDAELLELVEMEVRDLLSSYDFPGDDIPIVVGSALKALEGDTSEIGVPAIEKLVATMDSYIPEPVRNIDKSFLLPIEDVFSISGRGTVVTGRVESGIVHVGDEVEIVGLKDTTKTTCTGVEMFRKLLDEGRAGDNVGVLLRGTKRDEVERGQVLAKPGSIKPHTKFEAEVYVLSKDEGGRHTPFFNGYRPQFYFRTTDVTGTCELPEGIEMVMPGDNVQMTISLHAPIAMDEGLRFAIREGGRTVGAGVVAKIIE, from the coding sequence ATGGCGAAGGAAAAATTTGAGCGAAAGAAGCCACACGTAAATGTAGGCACGATTGGTCACGTAGACCATGGAAAGACGACGCTAACTGCGGCGATTACAACGATTATGGCGAAGAAGCATGGTGGTACTGCGAAGGCGTATGATCAGATTGATAATGCGCCGGAAGAGAGAGAGCGTGGTATTACGATTTCGACTGCACACGTAGAGTACGAATCAGATGCACGCCATTATGCGCACGTAGATTGCCCAGGCCATGCGGACTATGTAAAGAATATGATTACTGGTGCGGCGCAGATGGACGGAGCGATATTAGTAGTATCAGCGGCCGATGGTCCTATGCCACAGACACGTGAACACATATTGTTGTCACGTCAGGTAGGCGTACCGTACATTGTCGTATTTTTAAACAAGGCGGACATGGTAGATGACGCTGAGTTATTAGAATTGGTCGAGATGGAAGTACGTGATTTATTAAGTTCATACGACTTTCCTGGTGATGATATACCGATTGTTGTGGGTTCTGCGTTGAAAGCGTTGGAAGGTGATACCAGTGAGATTGGTGTACCTGCTATTGAGAAATTAGTAGCGACGATGGATTCGTACATACCTGAGCCAGTAAGAAACATAGATAAGAGTTTCTTGTTACCGATTGAAGACGTATTTTCTATTTCTGGACGCGGAACAGTAGTAACTGGTCGAGTGGAGAGTGGAATTGTCCACGTTGGAGACGAAGTAGAGATTGTTGGATTAAAAGATACTACGAAGACGACTTGTACTGGTGTTGAGATGTTTAGAAAGCTTCTTGACGAAGGACGAGCTGGAGATAACGTAGGTGTATTATTACGTGGAACGAAGCGTGACGAAGTGGAGCGTGGGCAAGTATTGGCGAAGCCAGGCAGCATTAAGCCACACACCAAGTTTGAAGCGGAAGTATACGTATTATCTAAAGATGAAGGTGGACGCCATACACCATTTTTCAATGGTTACCGTCCGCAATTTTATTTTAGAACGACTGACGTAACTGGAACCTGTGAATTACCGGAAGGAATTGAGATGGTAATGCCAGGCGACAACGTTCAGATGACAATTAGCTTGCACGCGCCGATTGCTATGGACGAAGGCTTGCGATTTGCTATTCGTGAAGGTGGCCGTACTGTAGGTGCTGGCGTAGTTGCTAAAATCATCGAGTAA
- a CDS encoding dihydrofolate reductase, which produces MTIISLIAALDEKRGIGKNNQLLCHLPADLKHFKNITMGKPIIMGRKTFESIGKPLPGRQNIVLSKKMTSTPEVEVFPSLEEALAYTDQKEEIMIIGGANVFSAALPKAQRMYLTYIHHQFDADVFFPDFDMNEWESEKDNFYARDEKNLFDLTFRNLRRKK; this is translated from the coding sequence ATGACAATTATAAGTTTAATAGCTGCTTTGGATGAAAAAAGAGGAATCGGGAAAAATAACCAGTTGCTCTGCCACTTGCCGGCTGATTTAAAACACTTTAAAAATATAACTATGGGAAAACCCATCATCATGGGTAGAAAAACTTTTGAGTCTATAGGTAAACCTTTACCGGGACGACAAAATATTGTTTTGTCAAAAAAAATGACGTCCACGCCAGAAGTTGAAGTATTTCCCTCGTTAGAAGAGGCATTAGCCTATACCGATCAAAAGGAAGAAATAATGATAATAGGTGGTGCAAATGTATTTTCTGCGGCGTTACCTAAAGCGCAACGTATGTATCTAACTTATATTCATCACCAATTTGATGCGGATGTTTTTTTTCCTGACTTTGATATGAATGAGTGGGAAAGTGAAAAAGATAATTTTTATGCTAGAGATGAAAAAAACCTATTTGATCTAACTTTCCGCAATCTGAGACGTAAAAAATAA
- the pdxA gene encoding 4-hydroxythreonine-4-phosphate dehydrogenase PdxA, whose amino-acid sequence MKPLLISSGEPAGIGPDICLALAKHQLPVVIAADIQVLQQRAHQLKLPLSIKEYQADQPLSIKENQLTVLPIHCPYPVEAGKLNPGNASYVLEMLKQSIFRCLKGEFAGLVTAPVHKAVINEAGFIFTGHTEFLQSHCNSKKVVMLLANSRMKVALATIHLPLREVPEAINETLLIEVIDCLHSSLQVDFGIKNPTIHVAGLNPHAGESGYLGKEEIETIIPVLKKLQKKGIGIKGPFPVDTMFTPIAGNACDAYIAMYHDQGLPVIKYADFHETVNVTLGLPIIRTSVDHGTALEIAGKGVASEQSLKAAVEMAILIAKNRSEK is encoded by the coding sequence GTGAAACCTCTGCTGATCAGTAGCGGTGAACCTGCCGGTATTGGCCCGGATATATGCTTGGCTTTGGCCAAGCACCAACTGCCGGTAGTAATAGCGGCAGACATACAAGTGCTACAACAACGAGCACATCAATTAAAATTACCTCTTTCCATCAAAGAGTATCAAGCGGATCAACCGCTGAGCATCAAGGAAAACCAATTAACGGTCCTCCCCATTCATTGTCCGTATCCTGTAGAAGCCGGAAAGTTAAACCCTGGCAATGCGTCCTATGTATTGGAAATGCTAAAGCAAAGCATTTTTCGTTGCCTGAAGGGAGAGTTTGCAGGCTTGGTTACTGCCCCTGTTCATAAAGCGGTTATCAACGAAGCGGGATTTATTTTTACTGGACACACGGAATTTCTGCAATCGCATTGTAATTCAAAAAAAGTTGTAATGTTGTTAGCTAACTCACGAATGAAAGTCGCGCTGGCAACTATTCATCTACCTTTACGCGAAGTGCCAGAGGCAATTAATGAAACATTACTAATCGAAGTGATTGATTGTTTACATTCTTCTTTGCAAGTTGATTTTGGTATAAAAAATCCTACTATCCATGTTGCGGGGTTAAATCCCCATGCGGGGGAGTCAGGTTATTTGGGAAAAGAGGAAATAGAGACAATTATCCCCGTTTTAAAAAAGTTACAAAAAAAAGGGATTGGTATTAAAGGCCCATTCCCTGTAGATACCATGTTTACACCAATAGCAGGAAACGCCTGCGATGCGTATATCGCTATGTACCATGATCAAGGTCTCCCCGTCATTAAGTATGCGGATTTTCATGAAACGGTAAATGTCACTTTGGGTTTGCCTATCATTAGAACATCTGTTGACCATGGCACAGCGCTTGAAATTGCTGGTAAAGGTGTAGCCAGCGAGCAAAGTTTAAAAGCGGCGGTAGAGATGGCAATACTAATAGCAAAAAACCGAAGTGAAAAATGA
- a CDS encoding peptidylprolyl isomerase, whose translation MKTLVGLLFALLPVFATAESGQPLDKVVAVVNDDVITASELNEQTEVLRKQIIAKNMQVPDEQTLRKQVLQHLIDVNLQLQLAKNNSMTIDSTELNDAINKIAENNHLTLTQLREAVTQQGLSWEAYRDNIRKEMLISRVQQKAVGKEVIISEQQVEDYLKTYEKNNKKKQQTYQIQNIVIPLPEEPTSEQVKNAQNKAQDLLKKIKSGADFSQIAIAESSGEYALEGGDLGMRHLPELPEIFANQVINMKVGEIAGPIRTGNGFQLIKLVAVGGGDEHHQVVKAHVRHILIKADASKTAEEAQRQINNIYQQLKSGKDFALMAKQYSVDAASAVKGGDLGWVTGDELVPSFAKAMNALALHTVSKPVKSPFGWHLIEVLERKTVDDSVAYQRQQVMQFLQQRKFADAVQNWQQHIRTDAYINILDKSVA comes from the coding sequence ATGAAAACGCTAGTTGGGCTTTTGTTTGCTTTACTCCCAGTTTTTGCTACAGCGGAGTCAGGACAACCTTTAGATAAGGTAGTAGCAGTTGTAAATGATGATGTAATAACAGCCAGTGAGCTGAATGAACAGACGGAAGTACTAAGAAAGCAAATCATTGCAAAAAATATGCAGGTTCCAGATGAGCAAACCTTGCGTAAGCAAGTTTTGCAGCATCTAATCGACGTGAATTTACAATTACAGCTTGCTAAGAATAATAGTATGACTATTGATAGCACAGAGCTAAATGATGCTATCAATAAAATTGCGGAAAATAATCATCTCACCTTAACCCAATTGCGAGAAGCCGTAACGCAGCAAGGCTTAAGTTGGGAAGCTTACCGTGACAATATCCGCAAAGAAATGTTAATTAGCCGGGTGCAACAAAAAGCGGTAGGTAAAGAGGTGATTATTTCTGAACAACAAGTAGAAGATTATTTAAAAACGTATGAAAAAAACAATAAAAAGAAGCAACAAACGTATCAAATTCAAAATATAGTGATCCCGTTACCTGAAGAGCCCACAAGCGAGCAAGTGAAAAATGCCCAAAATAAAGCACAAGATCTATTAAAGAAAATAAAATCAGGGGCAGATTTCAGTCAAATAGCAATCGCTGAGTCAAGCGGTGAGTATGCCTTGGAAGGTGGTGATTTAGGAATGCGGCATTTACCAGAGTTGCCAGAAATATTTGCCAATCAAGTTATAAATATGAAGGTAGGTGAGATAGCGGGCCCGATTAGAACAGGAAATGGGTTTCAGCTAATCAAGCTGGTAGCTGTGGGTGGAGGAGATGAGCACCACCAGGTTGTAAAAGCGCATGTTCGCCATATTTTAATTAAGGCTGATGCTAGTAAGACCGCTGAGGAAGCCCAAAGACAAATAAATAATATTTACCAACAGCTAAAATCAGGAAAAGATTTCGCTTTGATGGCCAAACAGTATTCTGTAGATGCTGCTAGCGCTGTAAAGGGAGGCGATCTTGGCTGGGTTACGGGAGACGAGTTGGTACCTTCTTTTGCCAAAGCTATGAATGCCCTTGCATTACACACAGTGAGTAAACCTGTGAAATCTCCTTTTGGTTGGCACCTTATTGAAGTGCTTGAACGAAAAACGGTGGATGATTCCGTCGCTTATCAAAGACAGCAAGTCATGCAATTTTTGCAGCAAAGAAAATTTGCAGACGCTGTGCAAAATTGGCAGCAACATATCCGAACTGACGCATATATAAATATTTTGGATAAGAGTGTAGCGTGA
- a CDS encoding LPS-assembly protein LptD: MKVSFQILSGLITTVAFILIANTGYSKELEIEPVQACVVARDAPLDDALRTRFAQCLGWNVQQSSSMCGGYYRETYIIPLSTPDEIQIRADKTSLYLQGHSELKGNVEVKQSERILNANTAIIYRDPKTNKVSEIELLGDVRVMEPDRLMIAKRALVNPENNSGMIEDVLYRFKSNRAGASLPAWGRASYIERFPNQDYLLKKATYTTCAPQDKAWQIEANQIEIDKSEDEGVARHAILRVHNIPLLYTPYLTFPTSKARKSGFLMPLYGYSNVGGFDLGLPYYWNIAPNYDATIIPHVYSRRGLMMGGDFRFLTNNSLGYVKGFFLPQDKAFKKFIERNEEEFPSLRDSSTNRWSFLFRDRTRLSENLNLNLNYEQVSDDYYLQDFSSNLAIITQNQLLRQGDLTYTTEHWLFRGMLQSYQTLHPVNQTPISNVYERLPQLLAQGDYQDLPANAHLVMRGQVDNFHWPEERTIRHPNGPRYNFNPILSLPNLKPWGFLTPEAQLVETYYDLDFTQDVKTETFNRTIPRYSLDSGLYFERTFPLKKSLTQTLEPRLYYLYVPYHEQREIPVFDSGYMIFNYDQLFRTNRFSGFDRIGDANQLSYAVTSRFLSDTTGFEIANFSVGQIRYFADRRVQLCYRRNGIYCEDSPTRTLGYYSPFTKTSPIASRASYIFNPAWMISGDYVWDNETGETNNGRLNLNYQPEPDKVFNFGYSYLINGDFTVGTTKQENNALHQAYVSYGWPLNERWSTLGAYSYNISKKYDMMTFFGIQYETCCWAVRLLGGHTFKNIDRDTLSPAYNNNVFVQIMLKGLGSVANTDPTSTIASFLPGYANVFNNG, from the coding sequence TTGAAAGTAAGTTTTCAAATACTAAGTGGTTTAATCACGACCGTAGCATTCATTTTGATTGCCAATACTGGTTATTCCAAAGAATTAGAAATTGAGCCCGTACAAGCTTGTGTGGTCGCACGCGATGCCCCATTAGATGATGCGTTGCGAACCAGGTTTGCCCAGTGTTTGGGATGGAACGTACAACAGAGTTCTTCAATGTGTGGAGGCTATTATCGAGAGACATACATTATCCCACTCTCTACTCCTGATGAAATTCAGATACGTGCGGATAAAACTTCACTTTATTTACAAGGACACTCTGAGCTGAAGGGAAATGTAGAAGTGAAGCAGTCAGAACGTATTCTGAATGCGAACACGGCTATAATTTATCGCGACCCAAAAACTAATAAAGTCTCCGAGATTGAATTACTAGGCGACGTCCGAGTCATGGAGCCGGATCGACTCATGATTGCGAAACGAGCTTTGGTAAATCCTGAAAATAATTCTGGGATGATTGAAGATGTGTTATATCGTTTTAAATCCAATCGTGCCGGGGCATCGTTGCCTGCCTGGGGAAGAGCTAGTTATATAGAGCGTTTTCCTAATCAGGATTATTTATTAAAAAAAGCGACCTATACTACTTGTGCACCTCAAGATAAAGCGTGGCAGATTGAAGCTAATCAAATCGAAATCGATAAGTCGGAAGATGAAGGTGTAGCACGACATGCAATCTTGCGGGTTCATAATATTCCTCTTTTGTATACTCCCTATCTGACGTTCCCCACTTCCAAAGCGAGAAAATCGGGGTTTTTAATGCCTTTATATGGGTATTCTAATGTAGGTGGGTTTGACTTAGGACTACCTTATTATTGGAATATTGCGCCAAATTATGATGCAACGATCATTCCTCATGTTTATTCTAGAAGAGGCTTGATGATGGGGGGGGATTTCCGATTTTTAACTAACAACTCCCTGGGATATGTAAAAGGTTTTTTCCTTCCTCAGGATAAGGCATTTAAGAAATTTATAGAGAGAAATGAAGAGGAATTTCCTAGCTTACGTGATTCATCTACTAATCGATGGTCTTTTTTATTTCGAGATCGTACCCGGCTAAGTGAAAATTTAAATCTTAATTTAAATTACGAGCAAGTCTCTGATGACTACTATCTCCAAGACTTCAGTAGCAATCTGGCTATCATTACGCAAAATCAATTATTACGCCAAGGCGATTTAACTTATACCACAGAGCATTGGCTATTTAGGGGAATGTTACAAAGTTATCAGACCTTACACCCGGTGAATCAAACGCCTATCTCGAATGTATACGAGAGGCTTCCGCAGCTGCTTGCCCAAGGGGATTATCAAGATTTACCCGCGAATGCTCACTTGGTAATGAGAGGACAGGTTGATAATTTTCATTGGCCAGAAGAAAGAACTATTCGCCATCCTAATGGTCCTCGCTATAATTTTAATCCAATTTTATCTTTACCAAATCTTAAGCCATGGGGTTTTCTAACTCCCGAGGCACAACTGGTCGAAACGTATTATGATCTTGATTTTACACAGGACGTTAAAACAGAAACTTTTAATCGGACAATCCCGCGTTATTCTTTGGATAGTGGCTTATACTTTGAGCGTACATTCCCCCTAAAAAAATCACTGACTCAGACCCTGGAGCCCCGCTTATATTACCTTTATGTTCCCTATCATGAGCAAAGAGAAATCCCTGTGTTTGATTCGGGATATATGATTTTTAATTATGATCAGTTGTTTCGCACTAACCGTTTTTCTGGTTTTGACAGGATAGGGGATGCCAATCAACTCTCTTATGCTGTTACCTCGCGATTTCTTTCAGATACTACTGGATTTGAAATCGCCAATTTTTCGGTTGGTCAAATTAGATATTTCGCGGATAGACGTGTACAACTTTGTTACAGACGAAATGGCATTTACTGTGAAGATAGTCCGACCAGAACATTAGGTTATTATTCACCATTCACTAAAACCTCGCCTATTGCTTCGCGTGCGTCCTACATTTTTAATCCAGCATGGATGATTAGTGGTGACTATGTATGGGACAATGAAACAGGGGAAACAAACAATGGTCGTTTAAATTTAAATTATCAACCAGAACCTGATAAGGTATTTAATTTTGGATATTCCTATTTAATAAACGGCGACTTTACCGTAGGAACAACTAAACAGGAAAACAATGCTTTACATCAAGCGTATGTCTCTTATGGTTGGCCGCTTAATGAGAGATGGAGTACGCTTGGTGCTTATAGCTATAATATCAGCAAAAAGTATGACATGATGACTTTTTTTGGTATTCAGTACGAAACGTGTTGCTGGGCGGTACGATTATTAGGCGGTCATACTTTTAAAAATATCGATCGTGATACACTGTCGCCAGCCTATAACAATAATGTTTTCGTGCAAATAATGCTGAAGGGATTAGGATCTGTTGCAAATACTGATCCTACAAGTACTATTGCGAGCTTCTTGCCGGGCTATGCAAATGTTTTCAACAATGGGTAA
- a CDS encoding aminoglycoside phosphotransferase family protein, protein MQTRQNVLHQWLEKTYPAIPFTLTPLSGDASFRRYFRLEINHQKWMVMDAPPEKEPLSPFITICKILREHSIHAPAIEKVEFDLGFAILEDFGDVLLLKKLQPTNADYFYKKAMDILLQIQACPTASIPAFNAAYMEGELSLFKDWFLEKYLSLNLNGKDKDLLDQYFSHLITTINAQPKTFIHRDYHSRNLMIIHEAPLELGVIDFQDAMWGPITYDLVSLLKDCYIQWPRQQTLEWVNYFYSHLDIPLSPEEFIKAFDYCGLQRHLKVLGIFCRLHFRDNKSSYLKDLPLVFNYVMACLETYAELNPLLRLMQDQIYPAFLEKRRLL, encoded by the coding sequence ATGCAAACACGACAAAACGTACTCCATCAGTGGCTTGAAAAAACTTACCCTGCTATCCCGTTTACTTTAACTCCCTTATCTGGCGACGCAAGCTTTAGACGTTATTTTCGTTTAGAAATAAATCATCAAAAATGGATGGTAATGGATGCCCCCCCTGAAAAAGAGCCGCTTTCACCCTTCATCACGATTTGCAAAATATTGAGAGAACACTCTATTCATGCCCCTGCGATTGAGAAAGTAGAGTTTGATCTGGGATTTGCCATTTTAGAAGATTTTGGTGACGTATTATTATTAAAAAAATTGCAGCCCACCAACGCCGATTACTTTTATAAAAAAGCAATGGACATTTTATTACAAATTCAGGCCTGTCCGACCGCTTCTATACCCGCGTTTAATGCTGCTTATATGGAAGGAGAGTTAAGCCTTTTTAAAGATTGGTTCTTGGAGAAATATCTTTCATTAAATTTAAATGGGAAGGATAAAGACTTACTCGACCAATATTTTTCTCATTTAATAACAACCATTAATGCTCAACCCAAAACTTTTATCCACAGAGACTATCATTCTAGAAACTTAATGATTATCCATGAAGCCCCATTGGAATTAGGGGTCATTGATTTCCAAGATGCTATGTGGGGGCCCATAACGTATGACTTGGTTTCTTTATTAAAAGATTGCTATATCCAATGGCCCCGCCAACAAACGCTAGAATGGGTGAACTATTTTTATTCCCACTTGGATATACCTCTTTCCCCAGAGGAGTTTATTAAAGCCTTTGACTATTGTGGTCTACAAAGACATTTAAAAGTTCTAGGAATTTTTTGCCGTCTTCATTTTAGAGATAACAAATCCTCTTATCTAAAAGACCTGCCTCTTGTTTTTAATTATGTAATGGCCTGTTTAGAAACGTATGCAGAATTAAATCCTTTACTTCGTTTAATGCAAGATCAAATTTATCCAGCTTTTTTGGAGAAGAGACGTCTATTATGA
- a CDS encoding nucleotidyltransferase family protein, with product MKTAMILAAGRGERLKPLTSFKPKPLFTVQGIPLIEHHLKGLLSAGFERIVINHAYLGAQIRQHIFSLPMDKEIIFTPEPPGGLETGGGIVNALPFLGKENFLVINADIWTDIDFSTLCMHHSFPAHILLVKKPSFMENGDFGFTTDQLVENENREYVFPGVGVYHPSLFNNQPFGRFRLAPLLRDLADKKQLSGEIFSGKWLDIGTKERLSLANNLS from the coding sequence ATGAAAACTGCAATGATTCTGGCAGCGGGTAGAGGAGAACGTCTAAAACCGCTTACCTCATTTAAACCGAAACCTCTATTTACCGTACAAGGCATCCCTTTAATTGAGCATCACTTAAAGGGTTTACTTTCTGCCGGCTTTGAAAGAATTGTAATTAATCATGCCTACCTGGGCGCACAAATTAGGCAACATATTTTCTCTTTGCCCATGGATAAAGAAATAATATTTACGCCAGAGCCCCCCGGAGGATTAGAAACAGGTGGAGGCATTGTGAATGCACTACCTTTTTTAGGAAAAGAAAATTTTTTGGTTATTAACGCCGACATTTGGACGGATATCGATTTCTCAACGCTTTGCATGCATCATTCATTTCCAGCCCATATTCTTCTTGTTAAAAAGCCTTCCTTTATGGAGAATGGGGATTTCGGTTTTACCACCGATCAGCTAGTCGAAAATGAAAATAGAGAGTACGTTTTTCCAGGAGTTGGAGTTTATCACCCTTCGCTATTTAATAATCAACCATTCGGTCGCTTCCGCTTGGCGCCTTTGCTTCGTGATTTAGCGGATAAGAAACAACTTTCCGGAGAAATTTTTTCTGGAAAGTGGCTAGACATTGGCACAAAAGAAAGGCTTTCTTTAGCAAATAATCTTAGCTAA